In Cryptomeria japonica chromosome 1, Sugi_1.0, whole genome shotgun sequence, the sequence GGGTTGAAGAAGCTCTTCTATCATCTCTGAAGCTATGTCCATATCTCTCTCATCATCCACCTTCAATGGAGGAATTTCAACTTTCACCATCCAGTTGGAttcatctcctcctccaccacccaCTTTGTTTTGCCAGATTCCCAATTGATTGGATTTCTCATTGTCCAACTTTAAGCAGACCAAGGAACATGCGGAGCCTCTTTTCTTAGCAGCATATTGCAGCAAAACCTTATTCATGGAGGCCATATTCAGATGGTGGAGCTTAGAAATTGTTGCTGTGGATAAAACTCTTCTCTGCTCTGAATTATAATCAGCATTGACATTATGGGGAAGATTTACTTTGCCACCATGACCACGCACAATAACAGCAGCTTCATCATATGCACGAGCTGCTTCTTCAGCTGTTTCATATGTTCCGAGCCACACCCTCTTCTTACTACAACAACAATCATATATAAATCActtaaacaaatcaaaacttagaaTATATTATTTAAACTTCgacataaattatataaaaaatgttTCATATGTTCTAAATCATACCCTTTTCTTTGAACATGAAAAAACCAATTGTATAAACCATAGATAATTTCAATGAAAGATCTAAAACTAGTGAGCATATTGGTTTAGATTATATGTAAAACCAGAAGAAAGAAAATAAACACAAGTATAAGGAATGTACAGGATTGGATGACGAATCTCAGAAACCCAAGAGCCCCAGTTGCGTTGTCTCACACCACGGTATTTCTGTGTCTTTCCCATTTTTTTCAGAGCCCATAACAAAAATTTAGTGAATTAAAGCCTTTATAAGAAAATTTCTCTATAAACAATATAACGTGACTATTCTGGAAGTTTAGCAGGTCAAATCTAGCTATATTATAACATGTGTATTCAAAAGTCCTATCTAAAACCAAAGAGGAAAACTTCTAAATCTTACCTTGCAATGCTCCTAAAGATTTGATGTAAGGTAGAGCATGAAAATGTCCAACGCCCATAGTGTGACAGTAAAGATCCAAACAAATGAAATCCGGACACTTGTATTTAGGGTTAGAAATTTGTGTATGCATTTATATTTATGATCCAAAACATGGTTTTCAATTACAGTCCCTGTGGGGAAGAGTCAATAATTTTCACTTGTAATCACGAGCTTGAGAA encodes:
- the LOC131041929 gene encoding ethylene-responsive transcription factor WIN1, which encodes MGKTQKYRGVRQRNWGSWVSEIRHPILKKRVWLGTYETAEEAARAYDEAAVIVRGHGGKVNLPHNVNADYNSEQRRVLSTATISKLHHLNMASMNKVLLQYAAKKRGSACSLVCLKLDNEKSNQLGIWQNKVGGGGGDESNWMVKVEIPPLKVDDERDMDIASEMIEELLQP